CGCGCACAGGGTTGCGCTCGACGCGCTGTCCTGGATCACCCCACCGCCCGCACCAGTCGATCGGAAGCGGTCCGGCAGCCCGAGCAGGTCCAGCAGCCAGTCGAGCATGTGTGTCTCGACTTCGGTGCACGCGGGACTCGTCGCCCACAGCATGCCCTGGACGCCAAGGCCGGCCGACAGCAGCTCGCCGAGGATCGAAGGACCGCTGGTGTTGCTCGGGAAGTAGGCGAGGAACGACGGGTGCTGCCAGTGGGTCAGGCCCGGCACCACGATCCGCTCGACGTCGGCCAGCATCTGTCCGAAGTCCTCGCCGTGCACAGGTGGATGCGCGGGCAGCTGGTCGCGCACCCAGCCCGGCTCGACCGACGAACGGACGGGATGCTGCTCGATGCCGTCGAGGTACGACGCGATCCAGTCGATCAGGGCGTGCCCGTGCGCGCGGAACGCCTCACCACTCATGTGGAAGCCGTCGTCATCCATGGCTCGTCCCTGTCGTCAGGTGGATGTCACGCGCCGGCGACGTCGTCGACCGGGGCGAAGGCGTCAGCCAGTGCCTGGTCGCTCAGCTCGGCGACCCGGGCGCGGACGTGCTCGGTCCACTCGCGTCGCGCCCGCCCGCGCGGCTCCTCGGGTGGGTCGATCGGCGGCCCGAAGTGCACCGCGAGCGCACCCGGCGCCGGGCGGCGCGGCGCCGGCCGTCCGCCTCGGGGCCACACGGCCGCCGCACCCCGGATGCCGACCGGCACCACCGGGACGTGCGCGGCGTGCGCGATGCGTGCCAGCCCGCTGCGGAAGCGGAACAGCTCGCCGGTGGGGGTGCGCGTGCCCTCCGGGAACAGCGCCACGATGTCGCCGGTCCGCAGGACCGCCGCGACGCGCTCGATCACGGCTGTGTCGGCGCGGCCGCGCTCGATCGGAACCATTCCCATGGCGACGTTGAACGCGCCGAACAGCCCGCGTGCCAGCTCCTGCTTGCCCAGGTACGACACCGGGCGGGGACAGACCGCTGACAGCACGTAGTTGTCCAGGTTCGACGTGTGGTTTGCGGCCAGCAGCACGCCGCCGGTCGGCGGGACGTGGTCGACGTCGGTGACGGTCGGTCGCAGCAGACGGCGGATCGGCGGCGCCGCCACGCGATGCATGACGCGCAGCGCGGTGGTCGTCATGCCGGCGCGCGGGCAGTGGCACGCCGGGGCCTGGCGGTGCGTCCTCCGACCATCGTCATGCGAACAGCCCGCCGTCGACCTGCAGGACCGCACCATTGACGTACCTCGCCCCCGGGGAGCACAGGAAGCGGACCGCGGCCGCCACCTCGTCGACGGTGCCGAGCCGGCCCGCGGGCACCCGTTCCACCAGCCCCGATGCGTCGACCGCCTCGGTCATCGCGGTGTCGATGAACCCCGGCGCGACGACGTTGGCCGTGATGCCACGCTTGCCGACCTCGCGCGCGATGCTCTTGGTCATGCCGACCAGTGCCGCCTTGCTCGCCGCGTAGTTCGCCTGGCCGGCGTTGCCGTGCAGGCCGACGACACTCGACATCATGACGATCCGCCCGGACCGCGCGCGCAGCATCCGCCGAAGCGCCGCACGCGTCAGGGCGAACGCGGCTGCGACGTTGACCTGCCAGGTCAGTGCGAAGTCGTCGTCGGACATCGTCATCGCCAGGCCGTCCGCGGTGACGCCGGCGTTGTTGACCAGTGCCGCCAGTCCACCCACGTCGTCAGCCGCCGCCGCCAGCGGCCCCGGGTCCTCGCGCAGGTCGGCGCCGACCACACGCGTCTCGATGCCATGCTCCGCACACCGCTGCGCGACCTGCTCGGCGCCCTCCCGGTCACGCCCGTAGTGCACGATCACGTCGTAGCCGTCCGTGGCCAGCCCCTCGGCGATCGCCGCCCCGATGCCCTTGGACGATCCGGTGACCAGCGCCCAGCCGCTCACCGCCCACCACCGGGCAGGTCGTCGGGCGTGATCACAGTCTGGCGGTCCAGCGACCGGTCGGTCCGCTTGACGAGCCCGGTGAGGACCGGCGATGGGCCGAGCTCGACGACCGATGCCACCCCCAGCTCAGCGAAGGTCGCGACGGTCTCACGCCAGCGCACCGGGGAGGTGAGCTGCGCGCGCAGGACCGCGGGCCAGTCGCCGGCGTCGGTGTGTGGGCGCGCGTCGACGTTCGACACGACCGGCAGGTCGGCCGCCGTGAACGTCGCCGCGGCCAACGCCGCACCGAAGGGCTCGACGGCCGGCTCCATGTGGGGGCTGTGGTAGGCCGCGCCGACCTGCAGGGTCACGACCTTGCCGCGCTCACCGGTCGCCGCGAGCGCCTCGCGCAGGCGGTCGAGATCGGCAGGGGCGCCGGCAGCCACCAGCTGGCCGGGCGCGTTGTCGTTGGCGACGTGGGCGCCGACCTTGTCGCATGCCGTCGACACGACCTCGACCGGGTAGCCCAGGCAGGCGACCATCGTCCCCGGACGTTCGTCGGCGGCGTCCTGCGTCGCGAGCGCCCTCGCGTCGACCAGCCGCAGCCCGTCGGCGAAGCCCAGCACGCCTGCGGCGACCAGTGCGGCGTATTCGCCGAGCGAGTGCCCGGCCGTCACGTGGGCCTGCGCCCCGGCGGCGCGCCACGCCTCGTGCTGCACGACGAAGTGGACGAACAGCGCGACCTGGCAGTTCAGCGGCACCCGCAGCTCGTCCTCGTCTGCGTCCAGGCCGAGCCGCGTGACGTCCCGGCCCAGCAGATCATCCGCCTCGGCCCACCGCGAGAACGATGGTTCGTTCCGCCAGGGCTGCGCCATGCCGGCGCGCTGACTGCCCTGTCCAGGGAAGACCACCGCGACCGTGTGATCGGCAGAGGTCACTGACTCACCTTTCGTCGGCCCGCTGCGGGCAGCCTAGTACGCCCGCCACGGGGACCCGCGGACGGACGGCGCCCCGTGCGCGGTGGGGCGGACGAGCCCCGCGATCCGCCGCCGTCCGCGGCGTGGTCGTCGCCCGAACTCGTGGCGGGCAGCGCGGAGTCGGTGGACCCCCTCAGCGTCCACCGAATCCCCGCGCAGATTGTTGTAGTGCGACGTCGCGGCGGTGTCAACGTCGCCGACGACGCGGCGGGCGGCGCTCGTCAGAGCAGGGCGGCGCCCGACGGGATGGCCACGTCGACGGCCATCGCGCCGAACAGCAGGGCGATGTAGGTGATCGAGTAGCGGAACGACGCATGCGCGGCGGTGGCGTCGGGCGACCGCCACAGCCGGAAGGACGACACGATGTAGCCGGCGCCCAACGCGATCGCGCTGACGAGGTAGAGCAGGCCGAGCTCGGCGACCGCGCCGAACATCAGCGAGACGGCGACGAGGAGCACCGTGTAGAGCAGGATCTGGCGCGTCGTCTCGGCGACCCCCATCACCACCGGCAGCATCGGGATGCCAGCGCGCTCGTAGTCCCGGCGGTAGCGCAGCGCCAGCGCCCAGAAGTGCGGCGGCGTCCAGGCGAAGACGATGGCGAACAGCAGCAGCGCCGGCAGCTCGATGGTGCCGGTCACGGCGGCCCACCCGACCAGCACGGGCACGCAGCCGGCCGCCCCACCGATCACGATGTTCTGCGCCGTCCGCCGCTTGAGGCCCATGGTGTAGACCAGGACGTAGAACAGGTTCGCCGCGATCGCGAGCACGGCGGCGAGCATGTTCACGGTCACCGCGAGCCACACGAAGGCGATGACCCCGAGGCCGACGCCGAACCGCAACGCGCTACGGGTGGGCACCTCGGACCGCACCAGGGGGCGGTGTGCGGTGCGGGCCATCAGCGCGTCGATGTCGCGGTCGACCCAGCAGTTGATCGCGTTGGCGCTGCCCGCCGCGGCTGCGCCGCCAACCGTCGTGGCCACCATCAGCCACAGCGACGGGACGCCGCGGGCGGCGACGAACATGGCCGGGATCGTCGTGACGAGCAGCAGTTCGATGATCCGCGGCTTTGTCAGCGCGACGTAGACGGCGACCGATCGCCGCCGCGGATGTGCTGCTGCGGACGGCTGCACGGTCAGTGTCGCGTGACCGTCGGCAACCGGGCGAACGTGTTCGTCGGTCTGCTCCATCATCGGCGCCGCCAGTCTAGTGGCACCGTGACGCGCAGCCATCCACGTGGGGCGCCGAATCAGTGACCGGCGCGGTTCGGCCGGTCGGCACCGCGGGTACAGCTGTCGGGGACACGGGGCAGGCACCCGACCGTGTGTCTCGAAGTCTCACCGCGAACCCCACAGGAGCACACCCATGCGATCCGACCAGCGTCGAGAGCTCGCGCAGCAGTTGCGCGTCGACACTGTGCGCGCACCTGCCGTCACCGGCTCCGGCCACCCGACGTCAGGCATGTCGGCCGCCGAGCTGATGGCGGTGCTGTTCGACGGCTACCTCCGCTACGACTTTGACGATGCCGGCAACCCCCGCAACGACCACCTCATCTTCTCGAAGGGCCACGCGACACCGCTGCTGTACGCGCTGTACAAGGCGGCAGGTGCGATCGACGACGACGAGCTGATGACCTACCGCCTGCGGGGCAGCCGGCTCGAGGGGCACCCGACCCCGGTGCTGCCGTGGGTCGACGTCGGCACCGGCTCGCTCGGCCAGGGACTGCCGCTCGGCGTCGGCATCGCGCTGGCGGGCAAGAAGCTCGACCGCCTGCCGTACCGGGTCTGGGTGCTGTGCGGGGACAGCGAGATGGCCGAGGGCTCGATGTGGGAGGCCTTCGAGCGTGGAGCGTTCGAGCAGCTCGACAACCTGACCGCGATCATCGACGTCAACCGCCTCGGCCAGCGTGGGCCGACCCAGTACGAGTGGGACACCGACGTGTACCGGCGACGCGCGGAGGCGTTCGGCTGGAACGCCATCGAGATCGACGGCCACGACGTCGACGCGGTCGACCAGGCCTACGCGGAGGCGGTCGGAACCAGCGGACAGCCGTCCGTGGTCATCGCGCGGACCGTCAAGGGCAAGGGCGTGGCCGCAGTCGAGAACGTCAACGGCATGCACGGCAAGGCGCTCAACGACGTCGACGCCGCGATCGAGGAGCTCGGTGGGATCCGGGACATCCGAGTGTCGGTCCGCGCACCGGAGGGTGACGACAAGCCCCACGTCTTCGCCGCCGGGGGCGGCGAGCTGCCGACCTGGGAGGTCGGCGACACCGCGGCCACGCGCGAGGCGTACGGCGCGGCGCTGGCAGCCCTGGGCAGCATCCGCGGCGACGTCGTCGTGCTCGACGGTGAGGTCAGCAACTCGACCAGGACCGAGGAGTTCAAGGAGGCGCATCCCGAGCGGTTCTTCGAGATGTACATCGCCGAGCAGCAGATGATCGCCGCCGCGGTCGGCATGGACGTCCGTGGCTGGGTCCCGTACGCGTCGACGTTCTCGGCATTCACCAGCCGCGCCTACGACTTCGTGCGCATGGCTTCGGTCAGCCGCGCGAGCATCCGTGTCAGCGGATCGCACGCCGGTGTCGAGATCGGACAGGACGGGCCGTCGCAGATGGGTCTCGAGGACATCGCCGCGTTCCGCGCCATCCACGGTTCGACCGTGCTGTACCCGGCCGATGGCAACGCCACGGCCAAGCTCGTCGCCGCGCTCGCCGATCGCGAGGGCGTCAGCTACCTGCGCACCACACGTGGAGGCACGCCGGTCGTCCACGCCGCCGATGCCGACATCACGATCGGCGGCAGCGCGATCCTGCGTTCGTCCGACGACGACGTCGTCACCGTGTGCGCGGCCGGTATCACACTGCACGAGGCGCTCGAGGCGGCCGACCTGCTCGCCGACGACGGCATCGCCGTGCGGGTGATCGACTGCTACTCGGTCAAGCCCCTGGACGCCGCGACCGTCCGCGCCGCGGCCGAGGCGACGGGCGGTCGTGTCGTGACCGTCGAGGACCACCGGCCCGAAGGTGGACTGGGCGACACGGTGCTCGACGCGCTGGCCGACACAGGGCTGCCACTGCACGTCCGCAAGCTCGCGGTGCGCACCATGCCAGGATCAGCGACCTCAGACGAGCAGCTCGCCGACGCGGAGGTCGATGCCACGGCGATCGCAGCCGCGGCGTGCGAGCTGGCTGGAAAGGCGTAGCCATGAACCCGCTGCAGCAACTCGACGTCATGGGCCAGGCCGTCTGGCTCGACAGCATCAAGCGCTCCTACGTTGGCGAGGACGGCTACATCGCCGGGCTGATCCGAGCAGGCGAACTACGCGGGCTGACGTCGAACCCGTCGATCTTCGACAGCGCCCTGGGCAGTGATGACAGCTACGACGAGCAGCTGCGTGCGTTGCACGGTGCGGACGCCCGCGACGCGCTCTGGTCGATCATGAAGCGCGACGTCCAAGACGCGTGCGACGAGTTCCTCGCGCTGTGGGACGACAGCGACGGCCGCCACGGTCAGGTGTCCATCGAGCTCGACCCGCACAGCGCCTACGACACCGAGCAGTCGGTGTCGGAAGGCCTCGCGCTGTTCGCCGAGATCGACCGCCCCAACCTTCTGGTCAAGGTGCCCGGCACCGAGGCGGGCCTTCCGGCGATCACGCGGTTGCTGGCAGGGGGCGTCAACGTCAACGTGACGCTGCTGTTCAGCGTCGCGCGCTATGACGCGGTGATCACCGCGTTCATGGACGGGGTGCGCC
This is a stretch of genomic DNA from Euzebyales bacterium. It encodes these proteins:
- a CDS encoding lysophospholipid acyltransferase family protein; this translates as MTTTALRVMHRVAAPPIRRLLRPTVTDVDHVPPTGGVLLAANHTSNLDNYVLSAVCPRPVSYLGKQELARGLFGAFNVAMGMVPIERGRADTAVIERVAAVLRTGDIVALFPEGTRTPTGELFRFRSGLARIAHAAHVPVVPVGIRGAAAVWPRGGRPAPRRPAPGALAVHFGPPIDPPEEPRGRARREWTEHVRARVAELSDQALADAFAPVDDVAGA
- a CDS encoding SDR family oxidoreductase gives rise to the protein MSGWALVTGSSKGIGAAIAEGLATDGYDVIVHYGRDREGAEQVAQRCAEHGIETRVVGADLREDPGPLAAAADDVGGLAALVNNAGVTADGLAMTMSDDDFALTWQVNVAAAFALTRAALRRMLRARSGRIVMMSSVVGLHGNAGQANYAASKAALVGMTKSIAREVGKRGITANVVAPGFIDTAMTEAVDASGLVERVPAGRLGTVDEVAAAVRFLCSPGARYVNGAVLQVDGGLFA
- a CDS encoding ACP S-malonyltransferase, with amino-acid sequence MTSADHTVAVVFPGQGSQRAGMAQPWRNEPSFSRWAEADDLLGRDVTRLGLDADEDELRVPLNCQVALFVHFVVQHEAWRAAGAQAHVTAGHSLGEYAALVAAGVLGFADGLRLVDARALATQDAADERPGTMVACLGYPVEVVSTACDKVGAHVANDNAPGQLVAAGAPADLDRLREALAATGERGKVVTLQVGAAYHSPHMEPAVEPFGAALAAATFTAADLPVVSNVDARPHTDAGDWPAVLRAQLTSPVRWRETVATFAELGVASVVELGPSPVLTGLVKRTDRSLDRQTVITPDDLPGGGR
- a CDS encoding heme o synthase, yielding MMEQTDEHVRPVADGHATLTVQPSAAAHPRRRSVAVYVALTKPRIIELLLVTTIPAMFVAARGVPSLWLMVATTVGGAAAAGSANAINCWVDRDIDALMARTAHRPLVRSEVPTRSALRFGVGLGVIAFVWLAVTVNMLAAVLAIAANLFYVLVYTMGLKRRTAQNIVIGGAAGCVPVLVGWAAVTGTIELPALLLFAIVFAWTPPHFWALALRYRRDYERAGIPMLPVVMGVAETTRQILLYTVLLVAVSLMFGAVAELGLLYLVSAIALGAGYIVSSFRLWRSPDATAAHASFRYSITYIALLFGAMAVDVAIPSGAALL
- a CDS encoding transketolase, whose product is MRSDQRRELAQQLRVDTVRAPAVTGSGHPTSGMSAAELMAVLFDGYLRYDFDDAGNPRNDHLIFSKGHATPLLYALYKAAGAIDDDELMTYRLRGSRLEGHPTPVLPWVDVGTGSLGQGLPLGVGIALAGKKLDRLPYRVWVLCGDSEMAEGSMWEAFERGAFEQLDNLTAIIDVNRLGQRGPTQYEWDTDVYRRRAEAFGWNAIEIDGHDVDAVDQAYAEAVGTSGQPSVVIARTVKGKGVAAVENVNGMHGKALNDVDAAIEELGGIRDIRVSVRAPEGDDKPHVFAAGGGELPTWEVGDTAATREAYGAALAALGSIRGDVVVLDGEVSNSTRTEEFKEAHPERFFEMYIAEQQMIAAAVGMDVRGWVPYASTFSAFTSRAYDFVRMASVSRASIRVSGSHAGVEIGQDGPSQMGLEDIAAFRAIHGSTVLYPADGNATAKLVAALADREGVSYLRTTRGGTPVVHAADADITIGGSAILRSSDDDVVTVCAAGITLHEALEAADLLADDGIAVRVIDCYSVKPLDAATVRAAAEATGGRVVTVEDHRPEGGLGDTVLDALADTGLPLHVRKLAVRTMPGSATSDEQLADAEVDATAIAAAACELAGKA
- the tal gene encoding transaldolase, with translation MNPLQQLDVMGQAVWLDSIKRSYVGEDGYIAGLIRAGELRGLTSNPSIFDSALGSDDSYDEQLRALHGADARDALWSIMKRDVQDACDEFLALWDDSDGRHGQVSIELDPHSAYDTEQSVSEGLALFAEIDRPNLLVKVPGTEAGLPAITRLLAGGVNVNVTLLFSVARYDAVITAFMDGVRQRLDGGGDVRRLTSVASFFVSRVDNKVDDLFDEGVQPAAPLTAGVANARLAYDLFLRRFGDGGQFADLAAAGARVQRPLWASTSTKNDAYSDVMYVEQLAAPKTVNTMPEETIEATRDHADVVDRVTRRADEARAQLDRLREEGMDLDQITKELEAEGVEKFEAAFESAVDTVAQHVT